A genomic segment from Triticum dicoccoides isolate Atlit2015 ecotype Zavitan chromosome 1A, WEW_v2.0, whole genome shotgun sequence encodes:
- the LOC119309418 gene encoding subtilisin-like protease, with translation MMYPTTTRTPEFLGLSKDAGLWPKSSYGKGIIIGVIDSGIESRHPSFDDAGMSPPPARWKGTCKGMVRPGVVFVTSAGNDGPDSSTVNNDTPWEITVGAGSVDRKLAAGLLLESGDLVEGEALVQAPNSTAYRPLHYPGEGCRKVSVERTRGHIVICDDARVKVDVQARIIKNLYNNGAAHVVLIGQEKAGFTLGFREYGSSVVQEPAAVGHKLKDYSQYPDSAAQVFFKGTQLGIRQSPTVAYFSSRGPSRGNPRIVKPDILAPGLNILAAATESPDRGPFRFMSGTSMAVPHISGVVALLKGVHPDWSPMAIRSAIMTTADELDNDGKPIMNEKHEPASAFAVGAGHVNPTRAVDPGLVYDLEVRDYAGYVCHHFARARLDNDDDDDYAVQDILQDLNLNCRNVPRLSDVDLNYPSIVVPANKKVRRTLTNVGPAEQYTGRLSMAHGVGVDFSPKSLSFSRPGEKLTFQVSHHGSEVAEGFLIWESNTHTVQSPLVVVRS, from the exons ATGATGTACCCCACGACGACCCGCACGCCGGAGTTCCTCGGCCTGAGTAAGGACGCCGGCTTGTGGCCCAAATCTAGCTACGGCAAAGGGATCATCATTGGGGTGATCGACTCCGGCATTGAGTCGCGCCATCCCTCGTTCGACGACGCCGGCATGTCGCCGCCGCCCGCCAGGTGGAAGGGCACGTGCAAGGGCATGGTCAGGCCC GGCGTCGTCTTCGTGACTTCTGCTGGCAACGACGGCCCCGACTCGTCTACTGTCAACAACGACACGCCGTGGGAGATCACGGTGGGCGCTGGGTCGGTGGACCGGAAGCTCGCCGCCGGCCTTTTGCTGGAGTCAGGCGACCTGGTCGAAGGAGAGGCACTGGTACAGGCGCCCAACTCGACCGCTTACCGACCCCTCCACTACCCCGGCGAGGGGTGCAGGAAGGTGAGCGTTGAGCGCACGAGGGGCCACATCGTGATATGCGATGATGCCAGGGTTAAGGTTGACGTTCAGGCCCGCATCATCAAAAATCTCTACAACAATGGCGCGGCTCATGTCGTGCTGATCGGTCAGGAGAAAGCCGGTTTCACCTTGGGCTTCAGGGAGTACGGTTCCTCCGTCGTGCAAGAGCCCGCCGCCGTCGGCCACAAGCTCAAGGACTACAGCCAGTACCCGGATTCCGCGGCGCAGGTGTTCTTCAAGGGCACGCAGCTCGGCATCCGCCAGTCGCCCACGGTCGCCTACTTCTCCAGCCGAGGCCCGAGCCGCGGCAACCCGCGCATCGTGAAGCCCGACATCCTGGCGCCGGGTCTCAACATCCTCGCCGCTGCCACAGAGAGTCCAGACCGGGGGCCTTTCAGATTCATGTCCGGGACGTCGATGGCGGTGCCGCACATCAGCGGCGTGGTCGCCCTTCTCAAGGGCGTGCACCCGGACTGGTCGCCGATGGCCATCAGGTCCGCCATAATGACCACGGCCGATGAGTTGGACAACGACGGCAAGCCAATCATGAACGAGAAGCATGAGCCGGCGAGCGCATTTGCTGTAGGCGCGGGGCACGTCAACCCCACGCGGGCCGTCGACCCGGGGCTAGTCTATGACTTGGAGGTCAGAGACTACGCCGGGTACGTTTGCCATCATTTTGCCAGGGCCAGGctcgacaacgacgacgacgacgactacgcCGTGCAAGACATCCTCCAGGACCTGAACTTGAATTGCAGGAACGTGCCCCGTCTGTCGGATGTCGACCTCAACTACCCGAGCATCGTGGTGCCGGCGAACAAGAAGGTGCGGCGGACGCTGACGAATGTGGGGCCGGCGGAGCAGTACACGGGCAGGTTGTCCATGGCCCATGGCGTGGGGGTGGATTTCTCGCCCAAGTCGTTGTCCTTCTCGCGGCCCGGGGAGAAGCTCACCTTCCAAGTAAGCCATCATGGGTCCGAGGTCGCAGAAGGATTCTTGATCTGGGAGTCGAATACGCACACGGTCCAAAGCCCACTCGTCGTCGTGCGTTCGTGA